A genomic window from Cyanobium sp. ATX 6F1 includes:
- a CDS encoding 3-deoxy-7-phosphoheptulonate synthase: MIPTSDLHVVETRPLVAPALLHRELPLTDKAASTVLGARERIKAILRGEDSRLLVIVGPCSVHDVAAAKEYATAIAELHQRHRHQLEVVMRVYFEKPRTTVGWKGLINDPHLDHSYDINTGLRLARGLLLHLAELGLPAATELLDPVVPQYIADLISWTAIGARTTESQTHREMASGLSMPIGFKNSTDGSAATAIHAMEAAARPHHFLGINALGQAAIVTTTGNPDGHLVLRGGKGGTNYHQEAVEESAAALAKAGLPARVMVDCSHGNSNKDYRRQGEVAEQVAEQLRSGSRHVMGVMIESHLVGGSQKIPADLSQLTYGQSITDACIDLATTRGLLEQLGSAVAKAQSGLMASV; this comes from the coding sequence ATGATCCCCACCTCCGATTTGCACGTGGTGGAGACCCGCCCCCTGGTCGCTCCCGCCCTGCTGCACCGGGAGCTTCCCCTCACCGACAAGGCGGCCAGCACGGTGCTGGGGGCGCGGGAGCGCATCAAGGCGATCCTGCGGGGCGAGGACAGCCGCCTGCTGGTGATCGTGGGGCCCTGCTCGGTCCATGACGTGGCCGCCGCCAAGGAGTACGCCACCGCCATCGCCGAGCTGCACCAGCGTCACCGCCACCAGCTGGAGGTGGTGATGCGGGTGTATTTCGAGAAACCCCGCACCACCGTGGGCTGGAAGGGCCTGATCAACGACCCTCACCTCGATCACAGCTACGACATCAACACCGGCCTGCGCCTGGCCCGGGGGCTGCTGCTGCATCTCGCTGAGCTGGGCCTGCCCGCCGCCACCGAACTGCTGGATCCTGTGGTGCCCCAGTACATCGCCGATCTGATCAGCTGGACCGCCATCGGCGCCCGCACCACCGAGAGCCAGACCCACCGGGAGATGGCCTCGGGGCTGTCGATGCCGATCGGATTCAAAAACAGCACCGACGGCAGCGCCGCCACCGCCATCCATGCCATGGAGGCCGCGGCCCGCCCCCACCATTTCCTGGGCATCAATGCCCTTGGCCAGGCGGCGATCGTCACCACCACCGGCAACCCCGACGGTCATCTGGTGCTGCGGGGCGGCAAGGGCGGCACCAACTACCACCAGGAGGCGGTGGAGGAGTCGGCCGCTGCCCTGGCCAAGGCCGGCCTGCCCGCCCGGGTGATGGTGGACTGCAGCCACGGCAACTCGAACAAGGACTACCGCCGCCAGGGGGAGGTGGCGGAGCAGGTGGCCGAGCAGCTGCGCTCGGGTTCGCGCCACGTGATGGGGGTGATGATCGAGAGCCATCTGGTGGGCGGTAGCCAGAAGATTCCCGCCGATCTGAGCCAGCTCACCTACGGCCAGAGCATCACCGATGCCTGCATCGACCTGGCCACCACCCGTGGGCTGCTGGAGCAGCTTGGATCGGCTGTGGCCAAGGCGCAGTCTGGGTTGATGGCGTCGGTTTGA
- the psbQ gene encoding photosystem II protein PsbQ produces the protein MAALLVSTVRHFLAIGLAVVLSFALAACSGEPSKPPTISSADLAVIQRQAEGFLASRNELTELATLVNDKNWVFTRNLIHGPFQEMGRQMLYINQRLLPADRPSADLLAAQVKSSLAQLDEAARLQDGERLRKAYIQVASGIGRYAQVLPQEVKTALNQV, from the coding sequence ATGGCCGCCCTGCTGGTTTCGACCGTTCGACACTTCCTGGCCATCGGCCTCGCGGTGGTGCTCAGTTTCGCTCTGGCGGCCTGCTCCGGTGAACCTTCCAAACCACCCACCATCAGCTCCGCCGATCTGGCGGTGATCCAGCGCCAGGCCGAAGGCTTCCTGGCCTCCCGCAACGAGCTCACCGAACTGGCCACCCTGGTGAACGACAAGAACTGGGTCTTCACCCGCAACTTGATCCATGGCCCCTTCCAGGAGATGGGGCGGCAGATGCTGTACATCAACCAACGCCTGCTGCCGGCCGATCGCCCCTCGGCCGACCTGCTGGCGGCCCAGGTCAAGAGCTCCCTGGCCCAGCTGGATGAGGCGGCCCGCCTGCAGGACGGTGAGCGCCTGCGCAAGGCCTACATCCAGGTGGCGAGCGGCATCGGTCGCTATGCCCAGGTGCTGCCCCAGGAAGTGAAGACGGCCCTCAACCAGGTGTGA
- a CDS encoding radical SAM protein: MLAFPSTYSVGITSLGFQVVWATLARRPDVDVRRLFTDQGDPPHQKGRGGLDLFGLSLSWELDGPVLLDLLEQQRIPIWSHDRHETDPLVFGGGPVLTANPEPLAPFFDAVLLGDGELLLPAFIDAVQAHRSAPRAERLRALAQVPGIYVPSLYAPRYGSDGRLLAVEPIEPGIPATVAKQTWGGNTLSHSTVITPEAAWPSIHMVEVVRSCPELCRFCLASYLTLPFRTPSLDDGLIPAVEKGLGATQRLGLLGASVTQHPQFGDLLGWLDADRFDGIRLSVSSVRAATVTPQLGRILAKRGSKSLTIAIESGSERMRQVVNKKLSGEEIFAAARYAREGGLTGLKLYGMAGLPSEEEADVEATAELLLALKKATPGLRLSLGVSTFVPKAHTPFQWEGVRPEAEKRLKLLAKRLKPRGIELRPESYGWSVIQALLSRSDRRLAPVIAAVRGRHESLGGWKSTYRELVEQGPEPGSAPLPPWGEVIHDSWDPLRVLPWDHLEGPLPKSTLAGHRRSALDPAGPALEAA; this comes from the coding sequence GTGCTGGCCTTCCCCAGCACCTATTCCGTGGGGATCACCAGCCTGGGCTTCCAGGTGGTCTGGGCGACCCTGGCCCGACGCCCCGATGTGGATGTGCGGCGGCTGTTCACCGACCAGGGGGACCCACCGCACCAGAAAGGCAGGGGCGGTCTCGATCTATTCGGGCTCTCCTTGAGCTGGGAGCTGGACGGCCCTGTTCTGCTGGACCTGCTGGAGCAACAGCGCATCCCGATCTGGAGCCACGATCGCCATGAGACGGACCCGCTCGTGTTCGGCGGCGGTCCGGTGCTCACCGCCAACCCAGAACCCCTGGCCCCCTTCTTCGATGCGGTGCTGCTGGGGGATGGGGAGCTGCTGCTGCCCGCCTTCATCGACGCCGTGCAGGCGCACCGAAGCGCGCCCAGGGCCGAGCGCCTGCGGGCCCTGGCCCAGGTGCCTGGGATCTATGTGCCCTCGCTCTACGCCCCCCGCTATGGCTCCGATGGCCGGTTGCTGGCCGTTGAGCCGATCGAGCCGGGCATCCCCGCCACCGTGGCCAAGCAGACCTGGGGCGGCAACACCCTCAGCCATTCCACCGTGATCACCCCCGAGGCGGCCTGGCCCTCGATTCACATGGTCGAGGTGGTGCGCAGCTGCCCGGAGCTCTGCCGCTTCTGCCTGGCCAGTTACCTCACCCTGCCCTTTCGTACCCCCTCCCTCGACGACGGCCTGATCCCGGCGGTGGAGAAGGGGCTGGGGGCCACCCAGCGGCTGGGGCTGCTGGGGGCCTCTGTGACCCAGCACCCTCAGTTCGGAGATCTGCTGGGCTGGCTGGATGCTGACCGTTTCGATGGGATACGCCTCAGTGTGAGTTCGGTGCGGGCCGCCACGGTCACCCCCCAGCTGGGGCGGATCCTGGCCAAGCGCGGCAGCAAATCACTGACGATCGCGATCGAAAGCGGCAGCGAGCGCATGCGCCAGGTGGTGAACAAGAAGCTGAGCGGCGAGGAGATCTTCGCCGCCGCCCGTTACGCCAGAGAAGGTGGCCTCACGGGCCTGAAGCTCTACGGCATGGCCGGGCTGCCGAGTGAGGAGGAGGCGGACGTCGAGGCCACCGCCGAGCTGCTGCTGGCCCTCAAAAAAGCCACCCCCGGGCTGAGGCTGTCGCTGGGGGTGAGCACCTTCGTGCCCAAGGCCCACACACCGTTCCAATGGGAAGGGGTGCGCCCTGAGGCCGAGAAGCGCCTCAAGTTGCTGGCCAAGCGCCTCAAGCCCAGGGGCATCGAACTGCGGCCCGAGAGCTACGGCTGGAGCGTGATCCAGGCCCTGCTCTCGCGCAGCGATCGGCGCCTGGCGCCGGTGATTGCCGCCGTGCGCGGCCGCCACGAAAGCCTGGGGGGCTGGAAAAGCACCTACCGGGAGCTGGTGGAGCAGGGCCCCGAGCCAGGATCAGCCCCGCTGCCCCCCTGGGGGGAGGTGATCCACGACAGCTGGGATCCCCTGCGGGTGCTCCCCTGGGACCACCTGGAGGGTCCCCTGCCCAAGTCCACCCTCGCCGGCCATCGCCGCAGCGCCCTCGATCCGGCCGGGCCGGCCCTCGAAGCGGCGTAG
- the purU gene encoding formyltetrahydrofolate deformylase, producing the protein MSDPTAILQLICPDRPGLVSELSGWVAANGGNIRHADHHTDLGAGLFLSRIEWQLEGFGLPREAIVPATSALAQRLEGVGQVHFSDETPRVAIFVSKQDHCLVDLLWRTRAGELPMQVPLVISNHGDLRPLAEDFGARFEHLPISAATRELVEQRQLELLADEGIELVVLAKYMQVISPAFLQRFDAPEAFQRVINIHHSFLPAFKGAQPYHRAWERGVKLIGATAHYVSEDLDGGPIIAQATVGVSHRDEVDDLIRKGRDTERLALARALRLHLRRQVMVYRGRTAVFD; encoded by the coding sequence ATGAGCGATCCCACGGCCATCCTTCAGTTGATTTGCCCGGATCGTCCGGGGTTGGTGAGTGAGCTCTCAGGCTGGGTGGCGGCCAACGGCGGCAACATCCGCCATGCCGACCACCACACCGACCTGGGGGCGGGTCTGTTCCTGAGCAGGATCGAATGGCAGCTCGAGGGATTCGGTTTGCCGCGCGAAGCGATCGTGCCCGCCACCTCGGCCCTGGCCCAGCGGCTCGAGGGGGTGGGTCAGGTCCATTTCTCCGACGAGACGCCCCGGGTGGCGATCTTCGTGAGCAAGCAGGACCACTGTCTGGTGGACCTGCTCTGGCGCACCCGCGCCGGCGAGTTGCCGATGCAGGTGCCGCTGGTGATCTCCAACCACGGCGACCTGCGGCCGCTGGCGGAGGATTTCGGTGCCCGCTTCGAGCATCTGCCGATCAGTGCCGCCACCAGGGAGCTGGTGGAGCAGCGTCAGCTGGAGTTGCTGGCCGATGAGGGGATCGAACTGGTGGTGCTGGCCAAGTACATGCAGGTGATCAGTCCTGCTTTCCTGCAGCGCTTCGACGCCCCGGAGGCCTTTCAGCGGGTGATCAACATTCACCATTCCTTCCTGCCCGCGTTCAAGGGCGCCCAGCCCTACCACCGGGCCTGGGAGCGGGGTGTGAAACTGATCGGCGCCACGGCCCACTACGTCAGTGAAGACCTTGACGGCGGCCCGATCATCGCCCAGGCCACCGTGGGTGTGAGCCACCGCGATGAGGTGGATGATCTGATCCGCAAGGGCCGCGACACCGAGCGCTTGGCCCTGGCCCGGGCCCTGCGCCTGCACCTGCGGCGCCAGGTGATGGTCTACCGGGGCCGCACGGCGGTGTTCGATTGA
- the acnB gene encoding bifunctional aconitate hydratase 2/2-methylisocitrate dehydratase, with protein sequence MLAAYRQAALDREAQGVPALALDAAQTQALTELLEQPPAGEQGFLLHLLSERIPPGVDEAAYVKASWLSAIAQGLSASPLVSPIEATRLLATMIGGYNVGALIELLSSADPAIAAEAATGLCRTLLVYDSFHDVLELAETNPWAKRVVDSWAAAEWFTAKPDLPAAITVTVFKVEGETNTDDLSPATHATTRPDIPLHAMAMLETRMPGGLALIEQLKTKGYPVAYVGDVVGTGSSRKSAINSVLWHTGTDIPHVPNKRSGGVVLGGKIAPIFFNTAEDSGALPVECDVSALNTGDVITIRPYAGTIERAAGEPGAGELVARFELKPSTITDEVRAGGRIPLLIGRSLTDKVRAQLGLAPSDLFIRPVAPADTGKGFTLAQKMVGKACGLSGVRPGTSCEPLMTTVGSQDTTGPMTRDEMKELACLGFSADLVLQSFCHTAAYPKPVDLKTHAELPDFMASRGGVALRPGDGIIHSWLNRMLLPDTVGTGGDSHTRFPLGISFPAGSGLVAFAAAIGAMPLDMPESVLVRFTGSLQPGITLRDVVNAIPWVAIQKGLLTVEKANKKNVFSGRILEIEGLPDLKLEQAFELTDASAERSCAGCTIKLSEATVAEYLRSNVALLKNMIARGYADARTMARRIQAMEAWLADPQLMGADADAEYAEVIEINLDELSEPVLACPNDPDNVKLLSEVVGERIDEVFIGSCMTNIGHYRAAATVLDGAGTSAARLWVCPPTRMDDEVLRAEGYTAKFEAAGARMELPGCSLCMGNQARVEDNTTVFSTSTRNFNNRLGNGAQVYLGSAELAAVCALLGRIPSPAEYLEIAAAKIDPLSGELYRYLNFDQIEGFADDGRVVSSAEQAQVLAAV encoded by the coding sequence ATGCTTGCTGCCTACCGCCAGGCCGCCCTTGATCGCGAGGCGCAGGGGGTGCCGGCCCTGGCCCTGGATGCCGCCCAGACCCAGGCCCTCACAGAACTGCTGGAGCAGCCCCCCGCCGGTGAGCAGGGCTTTCTGCTGCATCTGCTCAGCGAACGCATCCCCCCGGGAGTGGATGAGGCGGCCTATGTGAAGGCCAGCTGGTTGAGCGCCATCGCCCAGGGGCTGAGCGCGAGCCCCCTGGTGAGCCCGATCGAGGCCACCCGCCTGCTGGCCACCATGATCGGCGGCTACAACGTCGGCGCCCTGATCGAGCTGCTCTCCAGCGCCGATCCAGCCATCGCCGCCGAGGCCGCCACCGGTCTTTGCCGCACCCTGCTGGTCTACGACTCCTTCCACGACGTGCTGGAGCTGGCGGAAACGAACCCCTGGGCGAAGCGGGTGGTCGATTCCTGGGCCGCCGCCGAGTGGTTCACCGCCAAGCCGGATCTGCCCGCCGCGATCACGGTCACGGTGTTCAAGGTGGAAGGGGAAACCAACACCGACGACCTCTCGCCCGCCACCCACGCCACCACCCGGCCCGACATCCCCCTGCACGCCATGGCGATGCTGGAAACCCGCATGCCGGGCGGGCTGGCGCTGATCGAGCAGCTCAAGACCAAGGGATACCCCGTCGCCTACGTGGGCGATGTGGTGGGCACCGGCAGTTCGCGCAAATCAGCGATCAACTCGGTGCTCTGGCACACCGGCACCGACATCCCCCATGTGCCCAACAAGCGCAGCGGCGGCGTGGTGCTCGGCGGCAAGATCGCGCCGATCTTCTTCAACACCGCTGAGGATTCCGGCGCCCTGCCGGTCGAGTGCGACGTCAGCGCCCTGAACACCGGCGATGTGATCACGATCCGCCCCTACGCCGGCACGATCGAGCGGGCCGCGGGGGAACCCGGCGCCGGCGAGCTGGTGGCCCGCTTCGAGCTCAAGCCCAGCACGATCACCGATGAGGTGCGCGCCGGAGGCCGCATCCCGCTGCTGATCGGCCGCTCGCTGACCGACAAGGTGCGCGCCCAGCTGGGGCTGGCGCCCAGCGATCTGTTCATCCGCCCCGTGGCTCCCGCCGACACCGGCAAGGGTTTCACCCTGGCCCAGAAGATGGTGGGCAAGGCCTGCGGCCTGAGCGGCGTACGCCCCGGCACCAGCTGCGAACCGCTGATGACCACCGTCGGCTCCCAGGACACCACTGGACCGATGACCCGCGATGAGATGAAGGAACTCGCCTGCCTGGGCTTCTCAGCTGATCTGGTGCTGCAGAGCTTCTGCCACACCGCCGCCTACCCCAAGCCGGTCGACCTCAAAACCCACGCCGAGCTGCCCGATTTCATGGCCTCCCGCGGCGGCGTCGCCCTGCGCCCCGGCGACGGCATCATCCACAGCTGGCTGAACCGCATGCTCCTGCCCGACACCGTGGGCACCGGCGGCGACAGCCACACCCGCTTCCCCCTGGGCATCTCCTTTCCTGCCGGCTCGGGGCTGGTGGCCTTCGCTGCCGCCATCGGCGCCATGCCCCTCGACATGCCCGAATCGGTGCTGGTGCGCTTCACGGGCTCGTTGCAGCCCGGCATCACCCTGCGGGACGTGGTCAACGCCATCCCCTGGGTGGCGATCCAGAAGGGTCTGCTCACCGTGGAGAAGGCCAACAAGAAGAACGTCTTCTCCGGCCGCATCCTGGAAATCGAGGGGCTGCCCGATCTCAAGCTGGAGCAGGCGTTTGAGTTAACGGATGCCTCCGCCGAGCGCTCCTGTGCCGGCTGCACGATCAAGCTCTCGGAAGCCACCGTCGCCGAGTACCTGCGCAGCAACGTGGCACTGCTCAAGAACATGATCGCCCGCGGCTACGCCGACGCCCGCACCATGGCCCGGCGGATCCAGGCGATGGAGGCCTGGCTGGCGGATCCCCAGCTGATGGGCGCCGATGCGGATGCGGAGTATGCCGAGGTGATCGAGATCAACCTCGATGAGCTCAGCGAACCGGTGCTGGCCTGCCCCAATGACCCCGACAACGTCAAACTTCTCAGTGAAGTGGTGGGCGAGCGGATCGATGAGGTGTTCATCGGCTCCTGCATGACCAACATCGGCCATTACCGCGCCGCCGCCACGGTGCTCGATGGAGCCGGCACCAGCGCCGCGCGGCTGTGGGTCTGCCCCCCCACCCGCATGGACGACGAGGTGCTGCGCGCCGAGGGTTACACCGCCAAGTTCGAGGCCGCCGGCGCCCGCATGGAGCTGCCCGGATGCTCACTCTGCATGGGCAACCAGGCCCGGGTGGAAGACAACACCACCGTGTTCTCCACCAGCACGCGCAACTTCAACAACCGCCTCGGCAACGGCGCCCAGGTGTACCTGGGCAGCGCCGAGCTGGCGGCGGTCTGCGCCCTGCTGGGCCGCATCCCCAGCCCGGCCGAGTACCTGGAGATTGCGGCCGCCAAGATCGATCCCCTCTCAGGCGAGCTCTACCGCTACCTCAACTTCGACCAGATCGAGGGCTTCGCGGATGACGGACGGGTGGTGAGCAGCGCGGAACAGGCCCAGGTGCTGGCCGCGGTTTGA
- a CDS encoding NAD(P)/FAD-dependent oxidoreductase — translation MAPPPAAARSVVVIGGGFVGRCCAWLLSRRGHEVQLIDGGQPAGVRGGSEAALGLLMADVYRRRSGRGWRLRQHSLALLEQWQGLLAAAGQPVELRRGLLLLAHDGDDWQRQQALVCRSGASGPPLELRTASALEGLEPALPRGALGGIWSPRDGQLDPSRWGEALECDGRAHGLNLQHEPVEHLEPAPGPSGRWRIRMAGGAQLSADKIVVAAGLGSAPLLETLGIELPLEPVLGQALELELAASTPELWPGSLVWRGINLVPRPQRRLWIGATLEPGESASPDALTNLANLQGDAPTWLRQASTVRQWQGLRVRPVGQPAPVLIEPRPGLLVSTGHYRNGILLAPASAAWVAEQIEA, via the coding sequence ATGGCCCCCCCGCCGGCCGCCGCCCGTTCGGTGGTGGTGATCGGCGGGGGGTTCGTCGGCCGTTGCTGCGCCTGGCTTCTGAGCCGGCGGGGCCACGAGGTACAGCTGATCGATGGGGGCCAGCCGGCGGGCGTGAGAGGGGGCAGCGAAGCCGCCCTTGGGCTGCTGATGGCCGACGTCTACCGGCGCCGCAGTGGCCGGGGCTGGCGCCTGCGCCAACACTCCCTGGCGCTGCTGGAGCAATGGCAGGGCCTGCTGGCGGCGGCGGGCCAGCCGGTGGAATTGCGGCGAGGTCTGCTGCTGCTGGCCCATGACGGCGACGACTGGCAGAGGCAGCAGGCCCTGGTGTGCCGCAGCGGAGCCAGCGGGCCGCCGCTGGAACTGCGCACGGCCTCCGCACTCGAAGGGCTGGAGCCCGCCCTGCCCCGCGGCGCCCTGGGGGGGATCTGGTCCCCCCGTGACGGCCAGCTCGATCCCAGCCGCTGGGGTGAAGCGCTGGAGTGCGATGGCCGCGCCCATGGCCTGAACCTTCAGCACGAACCGGTGGAGCACCTCGAGCCCGCCCCAGGTCCATCGGGCCGCTGGCGGATACGGATGGCCGGCGGCGCGCAGCTGAGCGCCGACAAGATCGTGGTGGCGGCCGGGCTGGGCAGCGCCCCCCTGCTGGAAACGCTGGGGATCGAACTCCCCCTGGAGCCCGTGCTGGGCCAGGCCCTGGAACTGGAACTGGCAGCCTCAACCCCCGAGCTCTGGCCAGGATCACTGGTCTGGCGAGGGATCAACCTGGTGCCCCGGCCCCAGCGGCGGCTCTGGATCGGGGCCACCCTGGAGCCGGGCGAGAGCGCCAGCCCCGATGCGCTGACCAACCTGGCCAACCTGCAGGGTGACGCCCCGACCTGGCTGCGTCAGGCCAGCACCGTGCGCCAGTGGCAGGGGCTTCGGGTGCGACCCGTGGGCCAGCCGGCCCCGGTGCTGATCGAACCGAGGCCCGGGCTACTGGTGAGCACCGGTCATTACCGCAACGGCATCCTGCTGGCACCGGCCAGCGCCGCCTGGGTGGCCGAGCAGATCGAAGCATGA
- the dnaK gene encoding molecular chaperone DnaK: MVGGIGPGSSAGSSPGTVRERFGNHTSPGQAPGVEDASSSNHPFQRRAPMGKVVGIDLGTTNSCVAVMEGGKPTVIANAEGFRTTPSVVAYTKNQDQLVGQIAKRQAVMNPENTFYSVKRFIGRRVDEVNEESKEVSYGVEKAGANVKVKCPVLNKQFAPEEVSAQVLRKLAEDAGKYLGETVTQAVITVPAYFNDSQRQATKDAGKIAGLEVLRIINEPTAAALAYGLDKKSNERILVFDLGGGTFDVSVLEVGDGVFEVLSTSGDTHLGGDDFDKVIVDYLAASFKSNEGIDLRQDKQALQRLTEAAEKAKIELSSATQAEINLPFITATPEGPKHLDLTLTRAKFEELASKLIDRCRVPVEQALKDAKLASSELDEVVMVGGSTRIPAVLELVKRVTGKDPNQTVNPDEVVAVGAAIQGGVLAGEVKDILLLDVTPLSLGVETLGGVMTKMITRNTTIPTKKSEVYSTAVDGQTNVEIHVLQGEREMASDNKSLGTFRLDGIPPSPRGVPQIEVTFDIDANGILSVTAKDKGSGKEQSISITGASTLSENEVEKMVKDAESNSAADKEKRERIDLKNQAETLIYQSEKQLGELGDKVAAEDKAKVEDLSKQLKEALEKEDYTAIKTVLEQLQQALYAAGASVYQQAGAAGADGAGPQPGANGSGAASDDVIDAEFTESK; this comes from the coding sequence ATGGTTGGGGGCATCGGCCCGGGCTCCTCTGCGGGCTCCTCTCCAGGCACCGTACGGGAACGGTTCGGGAACCACACCTCGCCTGGGCAGGCCCCTGGTGTGGAGGATGCATCCAGTTCAAACCACCCGTTCCAAAGGAGGGCCCCGATGGGCAAAGTTGTCGGAATTGACCTTGGCACCACGAACAGCTGCGTTGCGGTGATGGAGGGCGGCAAGCCCACCGTGATCGCCAATGCCGAGGGCTTCCGCACCACGCCCTCGGTGGTGGCCTACACCAAGAACCAGGACCAGCTGGTGGGCCAGATCGCCAAGCGCCAGGCGGTCATGAATCCTGAGAACACCTTCTATTCCGTCAAGCGCTTCATCGGCCGCCGCGTCGATGAGGTCAACGAGGAATCCAAGGAAGTCAGCTACGGGGTTGAGAAGGCGGGCGCCAATGTGAAGGTGAAGTGCCCGGTGCTGAACAAGCAGTTCGCCCCCGAGGAGGTGAGCGCCCAGGTGCTGCGCAAGCTCGCCGAAGACGCTGGCAAGTACCTCGGTGAAACCGTCACCCAGGCGGTGATCACCGTTCCCGCCTACTTCAACGACTCCCAGCGCCAGGCCACCAAGGACGCCGGCAAGATCGCCGGCCTTGAGGTGCTGCGCATCATCAACGAGCCCACGGCGGCGGCGCTGGCCTACGGCCTCGACAAGAAGAGCAACGAACGGATCCTGGTCTTCGACCTCGGCGGCGGCACCTTCGACGTCTCCGTGCTCGAGGTGGGCGATGGCGTCTTCGAGGTGCTCTCCACCAGCGGCGACACCCACCTGGGTGGCGACGACTTTGACAAGGTGATCGTCGATTACCTGGCCGCCAGCTTCAAGTCCAACGAGGGCATCGACCTGCGCCAGGACAAGCAGGCCCTCCAGCGCCTCACCGAGGCGGCTGAGAAGGCCAAGATCGAACTCTCCAGCGCCACCCAGGCCGAGATCAACCTGCCCTTCATCACGGCGACGCCGGAGGGGCCCAAGCACCTCGACCTCACCCTGACCCGGGCCAAGTTCGAGGAGCTGGCCTCCAAGCTCATTGACCGCTGCAGGGTGCCGGTGGAGCAAGCCCTCAAGGACGCCAAGCTCGCCTCCAGCGAACTCGACGAAGTGGTGATGGTGGGTGGTTCCACCCGCATCCCGGCGGTGCTGGAGCTGGTCAAGCGCGTCACCGGCAAGGACCCCAACCAGACGGTGAACCCCGATGAGGTGGTGGCCGTGGGTGCCGCCATCCAGGGCGGTGTGCTGGCCGGCGAGGTCAAGGACATCCTGCTTCTGGATGTCACCCCGCTCTCCTTGGGCGTGGAAACCCTGGGCGGCGTGATGACCAAGATGATCACCCGCAACACCACCATCCCGACCAAGAAGTCCGAGGTCTATTCCACCGCCGTCGATGGTCAGACCAACGTGGAGATCCACGTGCTCCAGGGCGAGCGTGAAATGGCCAGCGACAACAAGAGCCTCGGCACCTTCCGTCTCGACGGCATTCCCCCGTCCCCCCGTGGCGTGCCCCAGATCGAAGTCACCTTCGACATCGACGCCAACGGCATCCTCAGCGTCACGGCCAAGGACAAGGGCAGCGGCAAGGAGCAGAGCATCTCGATCACCGGCGCCTCCACCCTCAGTGAGAACGAGGTCGAGAAGATGGTCAAGGACGCTGAGTCCAACTCGGCCGCCGACAAGGAGAAGCGCGAGCGCATCGACCTCAAGAACCAGGCCGAAACCCTCATCTACCAGTCCGAGAAGCAACTCGGCGAACTGGGGGACAAGGTGGCCGCCGAAGACAAGGCCAAGGTGGAGGATCTGTCCAAGCAGCTCAAGGAGGCCCTCGAAAAAGAGGACTACACCGCCATCAAGACCGTGCTGGAGCAACTTCAGCAGGCCCTTTACGCCGCCGGTGCTTCGGTGTACCAGCAGGCGGGAGCGGCAGGAGCCGATGGGGCCGGCCCCCAACCGGGCGCCAACGGCAGCGGTGCCGCCAGCGACGACGTGATCGACGCCGAGTTCACCGAGAGCAAGTAA